One Gossypium hirsutum isolate 1008001.06 chromosome A11, Gossypium_hirsutum_v2.1, whole genome shotgun sequence genomic window carries:
- the LOC107924555 gene encoding protein disulfide-isomerase like 2-2 yields MHRSRSPLLIALSFLFTSFTISNALYGPSSPVVQLTPSNFKSKVLNSNGVVLVEFFAPWCGHCQTLTPTWEKASNVLKGVATVAALDADAHKSLSQEYGIRGFPTIKVFVPGKPPVDYMGARDVKPIAEFALQQVKALLKDRLAGKASGGSSEKSESSASVELNSHNFDELVLKSKELWIVEFFAPWCGHCKRLAPEWKRAANNLKGKVKLGHVDCDSEKSLMSRFNVQGFPTILVFGADKDSPVPYEGARTASAIESFALEQLETNVGPAEVTELTGPDVMAEKCSSAAICFVAFLPDILDSKAEGRNKYLDMLLSVAEKFKRSPYSYVWAAAGKQPVLENRVSVGGYGYPALVALNVKKGAYAPLISAFELEHIIEFVKEAGRGGKGNLPLEGTPEIAKTEAWDGKDGEIMEEDEISLEELMGDFTASKDEL; encoded by the exons GTTTTAAATTCTAACGGAGTTGTTTTGGTTGAGTTCTTCGCGCCTTGGTGTGGCCATTGCCAAACTTTAACACCTACATGGGAGAAAGCCTCCAATGTCTTGAAAGGTGTCGCTACAGTGGCAGCCCTCGATGCTGATGCTCATAAGTCTCTTTCCCAG GAATACGGGATTAGAGGATTTCCTACAATAAAAGTGTTCGTCCCTGGAAAGCCACCTGTAGATTATATGGGAGCTAGAGATGTCAAACCTATTGCCGAATTTGCTCTCCAGCAG GTAAAGGCACTTTTGAAAGACCGTCTCGCTGGGAAAGCATCTGGAGGATCAAGTGAGAAATCTGAGTCTAGTGCATCTGTAGAATTGAATTCCCACAACTTTGATGAATTGGTGCTCAAAAGTAAAGAACTTTGGATTGTGGAGTTTTTCGCTCCTTG GTGTGGACACTGTAAAAGACTTGCTCCTGAGTGGAAGAGGGCTGCTAATAACTTGAAGGGGAAGGTGAAGCTTGGTCATGTTGACTGCGATTCTGAGAAG TCTCTCATGAGCAGGTTCAACGTTCAAGGGTTCCCTACCATCTTAGTATTTGGTGCTGACAAAGACAGCCCAGTTCCTTACGAGGGTGCTAGAACCGCCTCTGCTATTGAATCATTTGCTCTAGAGCAACTAGAAACTAATGTCGGACCGGCTGAAGTGACAGAGCTGACTGGCCCA GATGTGATGGCGGAGAAATGTAGTTCAGCTGCCATATGCTTCGTTGCTTTCTTGCCTGACATTCTAGACTCGAAGGCTGAAGGAAGGAACAAGTACTTGGACATGTTATTGTCAGTTGCAGAGAAATTTAAAAGGAGTCCTTACAG CTATGTTTGGGCTGCTGCCGGTAAGCAACCAGTTCTCGAAAACCGTGTAAGTGTTGGCGGATATGGTTATCCAGCTCTTGTAGCCTTGAACGTCAAGAAAGGAGCATATGCTCCACTCATAAGTGCATTTGAGCTCGAGCATATCAT TGAGTTTGTGAAGGAAGCAGGGCGCGGAGGCAAGGGAAATTTACCATTGGAGGGCACACCCGAGATTGCAAAGACAGAAGCATGGGACGGTAAAGATGGAGAAATCATGGAAGAGGATGAGATCTCACTTGAAGAACTCATGGGAGATTTTACAGCAAGTAAAGATGAGTTGTAA